The genomic region GTAGTTCTTCTACTGCGTCCCAAGCTGCCGCGCACTCGGCAGAATTGTCGCCGGTGGTTTCGCAAGCACGTCTTGCTAGCTCTCTTTCCTGTTCGATTTGATCTTGGATGTTGCTCATAGATGTAAAGTAGTCCAGTATTCCTCTTCTCAGTATAGAAAACCTTCGCAATTGTCAAAAGCGATTGTCAAAGGTTTATTCTGCGATCGTTGTGTAAAGCAATCGGGTTTGACCATTCGCTCTACTTGCCTGCGGCAAACGAACACGGCAGTCACTTTTCAATGAATACAAGCAACTACAACCATATTCTTTAATCGATCTTATGTTTTCACGTCTGCGTGTGGATCGGACAAAAGGAAGAAATACTTACATTAGTCTAGATGCAACAATAGAGACTGTGCAGCTCATTAAACCCGCTGGTGATGAATAGACCCAATCCTTTTCTGTTCCTCGACTACGAACCTGCCTTAGAATCTCTAGGCGACGATTATTTTGATGAAGTCAGCGCTGCCGAATTTCCCCAGCATGTTTTGCGCTATCGTAGCGATCGCTTGTTACCCCAAATTGGACTAGATCCCGCAGCAGTAACAGATACAGATTTTATTGAGGCTTTTGGTAAATTTCAAGGACGAGAGCCTCTACTAGCACTCCGCTACCACGGCTATCAATTTGGTGAGTATAACCCGTTTTTAGGTGATGGGAGGGGTTTTCTCTACGGTCAAGTGCGCGGCGTAGACGGCGAACTCTACGATTTTGGCACGAAAGGTTCTGGCACAACTCCCTATTCCCGTGGCGGCGATGGTAGGTTAACTCTTAAAGGCGGGGTGCGGGAAGTTTTAGCAGCAGAGACTTTGCATTACATGGGTGTGCGGACTTCTCGCTGTTTCAGTTTAGTTGAGACGGGGGAACAACTATGGCGCGGTGACGAACCTTCCCCGACTCGATCTTCAGTGATGGTAAGATTTAGCCGATCGCATATTCGTTTTGGGACGTTTGAACGCTTGCACTATCTCAAACGTGCAGATTTAATTAAGAAACTTGTAGACCACGCGATCGAGTATTATTATCCGCATCTTTGGGGAAAATCTGATGCTTATGCCCTATTTTATGCCGAACTAGTCCAGCGAGTGGCAGAACTCACTGCTCAATGGATGGCGGCTGGGTTTTGTCATGGGGTCTTGAATACGGATAATATGTCGATTACGGGTGAAAGTTTTGATTACGGTCCCTATGCTTTCATTCCTACCTACGATCCGCTATTTACTGCGGCTTATTTTGACTATTCCAGGCGTTACTGTTACGGACAACAGCCAAATATTTGTCAGTGGAATTTGGCAATGCTTCAGAAGCCGTTGAAAGCAGTTATTGATGCGAACGATTTGGAAACTGGATTAGCAAAATTTGATGAATGTTATGCGATCGCCTATCGAAGTTTGATGCTGCAAAAGTTGGGGTTGACTGAGACAAATTCATCGGAATTAGATCGGCTGTTGCAATTGACGGTAATATTGCTGAAAGACACTCAGGTTTCTTATCATCAATTCTTTATTCAATTAACGGAAAGCTTTTCACCTAGTTGGCGCGAGAATGTTAATTCAATTCTGTTTTTGGTAGATGTTTTACCCTTAGATTATTGGAATGAGTGGCGGAAACTTTATCATCAGGTTTTAGGTCAGCTTTCTCGGGAAGAGATGGATAATGTTTCTCGGAGATTGCAACAAGTTAATCCTAAGGTTGCTTTGGTAAGACCTGTTATAGAATCGGTTTGGGAGTCAATTACAAATGAAGATGATTGGCAGCCTTTTTACGATTTGGTAAGGCAGATTCAAGGAGGGAAGTAAGGTTTTTTTTGTGTCGCGCAAAGACGCATACGCGCAGCGTTCTCGTAGAGTAGGCGCAAAGTAAAGATACAAAGAGATTTTAGTCGATATATTGATTTGCTGTTCTATATTTGCTTTCTCAGGCATTGCTGAAATGCATTTGATAAATAATCGTATTGTGATGCATTTGTATCCGCAAAAGCTCCTTCTCTAGTTGCAGCTAAATCTAAATACTCTATCAGCAAATCAAATTGCTCTGCTGTAAGATCGTAGCGCAGCCTATTTATGTAGTTATAGAAATGCCAGCTTTCACCAACTTTTGTTTTGCATAACTCACCACCGTAGCAATCTTGAATAACAAGAGCAGTCACGCTACATTGTCCTTTAGCAGGATTGTCTTGAGTATAGAGAGCTTGATTCTCGCGACCAACATTTTTTCAACAGATGTGTAATTAATTTCTCATTCATAGCAATTAACACTATTGAATTAACTCGGATGACCTGGACGATAAATCTTGCCAATAGACCGATCGCAATTAATTTCTATAACTAAATCTACTCGCTGGGAGTCTTGAAGTAGAGGTTTAATAAATAAATCTGGGTGAAGCGATTTCCAAAAATATTCTACAAATTGCTCGATTTGTAGATCGGTCATTCCTGTTTTGCCTGTTGCTATCATTTGATGTTCGGCATCTTTACGCCACTGTTGGCTGAGACGATAATCAACTGGGTAAAGTATTATTAATCGGTCTAGTTTGTCCCATAAAGGTAAATACTCTTGTAATCGAGTATTCATATCGATAGCAAATTGGCGATCCTCGAAAGTATTAATTGGCGGAGGTGGACGATCGAAATTGCTCGGATCGATCGGTCGGACTCCTACAAACCAACCTTCAAAGAGAACGATATCAGCACCATTAACTATTTCAGGTGTACCACGATCGCCCGCACCATGCCAAGCTGATTTATCGAAACGAGGAATTTCGATAGGTGAATCGAAATCGGATTGGCGCAAACGCTCCAAAACCTGCAAACCTAATTGAATATCGTGAGTTCCTGGTGGACCCCGCCAAATGAAACGCGGGTCTTGCTGTTGTAGAGCTAGGCGATCGCTATAAGTCTTGTATAAGTCATCAAGAGACAAACTCAGAGTTCGGTAACCCAAATGCTCTAAAATTAAGCTAAGTATTTTAGCTAGAGTCGTCTTTCCCGTCCCCTGTCCGCCCAAAATGCCTTGAATTAAGGTACGCGACTGCGCCTGACGGTAGGACACTATTTGCATACCCAAAGGCAGCCACAAACGCCGTAGCGTCGCCTCTAACTGCTGTGGTGGCTTGTGAAGGGTAGTTTGACAAAAATGCTCAAAAGTGGGGTAAAAAGAGCGTAATAGCTGCGATATATCATTGCTCATTGGTTGTTGGTTATTTCACGCACCACTCACTGGTCACTGGTCACTGGTCACTGATTCAAGACCCTAGCTTAAACGCCTCTAGAAACAAACTATAAGTTAAACCAATTTTGAGCGCATTTAGTGCTTCTAGCCACAACCCGCGCCTTGCTTGCCAGATACGGTTGTAATAGATGCGATCGATAATTTCGCTGCCAGCAACTAAAACCGCAGCGCCGATAATGTCCCAATCAGCCGCTTGTCCAGCTATGGTGGAAAAAGCCGAACCGAGGAAAAAGCCGAATAGCAAGCTGACTATTAAAAAAGATAAGCGCCGCCAAGGATTGAAAAACCAGCGCTGTGTTGCTGCTGCAATTGCCCCTAAAAGCCCGTTAATTCGAGTATTTTGCATTTTTTGAAATTGGTGCTAACTATGACATAACAAAATTTGAGCTAATATTTCCTTCGCCGTATTTCATAACAGCTTTGAGCCTGTTTCAATAGTAATAGGGAGGCGATCGCAACAGTTACCAGTTTTACAGTAGCCAGTTACCAGAAACAGCATCCCGCTCAATCACCAAACCGCACGTTAACTTCAAGAATTATCTTTATTTGTAGAGAATATGAACGCCAAATCTCCCGTATCTTATCCTGCGGTAATTATTGCTTCTGTATTAGGTGTATTGGGATTGGTAGGAACATTACTGCTGTGGTTTCAAGTCTCGATTACCATCGAACCGATGGGATCGGATACAGCAGTCTTACCCGGGAAATCAGCGATAAATTCCTCAGATGAAACTGACGTAACCAACGGTGCTGCCACTGTTCCACCAGCTTCCACACCATCAGAGCGATCGGTAGAACGTACAACTATAGCTCAGTCAACTCCACAAGCACCAACCGCAGCACCCGTTCCTGGGGCTTTGCGCGTTAGCAACCAAAGCGAGCAACCTTTGCGCGTCGCACTACTGACAAAACAGCCTGGAACGAATTCTACAGCTAATACAGCTAATAAGGATAAATATAGCGAACCCATCCATTGGGACTTTGCACCTGGAGAAGGTAGCAGCCAAGGATTGATCTTATCTCTACCTCAAGGCAACCTAAAGCTGAAAAAAGGAGATGTGATTGTCGCTTTCGCCGAAGATGGATCGCGTCGTTATTGGGGTCCATATGTCGTAGGCGAGACACCAGCACCCGTTTTAGATCGCAAAACTTCTGAGTGGCAGTTGGTTTTACAGCCTTAAATTGGGAGTCGGGAGTCGTAAGTTGCAATTGACTGGTAACTGGTCACTGGTCACTGATAACTGGTCACTGTCACCCCACTCCCTACTACAATTAAACACGACCACTCATACGAGTCGTTTGACCGCGCGATCGCATGAAACTGAGTTTGGCTCGCAGCCTCGATCATTGGCTGCAAAACAGATCGGATCGGACAGCCTTAGCTTGGCTGTTGGCTATTATCTGGCTGTTGCTACTAGGAGGAATGGCTTTTTTCTGGCACTTAGGTAGCAACGGGCTGCTGGATGAGACAGAACCTTTGTTTGTAGAAGCTGCCCGCCAAATGACAGTGACGGGAGATTGGATCACGCCCTATTTCAATGGCGAGACGCGATTTGATAAACCACCTTTGATATATTGGTCGATCGCGATCGCCTTTCACGCTTTAGGAGTCAACGAATGGGCGGCGCGGCTTCCTTCGGCGATCGCGGGATTGTGTCTGGTCAGTTTTTGCTTCTACGTTCTGAAGCGTTATGGCATTGCAGCCAGGGCAAAAAAAGAATTTCTCCCAGTGAAAAATCGGCTCTCTAGTCCGAGTCAATTATGGCTGACCGCGGGTTTGGGGGCAACTATGCTCGCCCTGCATCCCTTGACTTTTTTCTTCGGACGCTTGGGCTACTCGGATATGTTGCTGAGTGCTTGTTTTGGCGGCGGACTGTTTGCTTTTTTTCTGGGGTACGCTCAAACAGAATTGCCAAAGGCGCGATCGCGATGGTATTTGGTTTTTTACATTCTAATTGCCCTAGCTGTCTTAACTAAGGGACCAGTGGGAATTGTCTTGCCAGGACTGATTATCTTCAGCTTTTTGCTTTATCTAGGAAAAGTTAGAGAAGTCTTGCGAGAAATTTATTGGTTGCGCGGGATGGCGCTGGTATTAGCTATTACCGTGCCTTGGTATATTCTCGTCACGCTGGCAAATGGCGAAGCTTATATTGATTCCTTCTTTGGCGTTCATAATTTTGAGCGGTTTACTAGCGTCGTCAACGAACACCAGGGACCTTGGTATTTCCACTTTATTGTCGTTTTATTAGGTTTTGCTCCTTGGTCGATTTATCTACCAGTGGCGATCGCCCGTATTCAGCCTTTACAGCGCCAGCACTGGCAAGATCGACCGCGATCGCACCATCTCGGCTTATTTGCCGTATTTTGGTTTGTGGGAGTCTTGGGCTTTTTTACCGTTGCGGCAACGAAATATTTCAGCTATACCTTGCCATTAATGCCTGCGGCTAGCATTATTGTGGCTTTATGGTGGAGCGATCGCATTGCTCAAACGCAAAGTTTTCGCCGTCCTGGGTGGGGTTTTAAACTTAGTTGCGTTGCTAATCTAATTTTCTTGATTGTTCTCGCATTTGCCAGCTATTACAGCCCTAACTGGCTAGAAGACGATCCTTCTATGCCTAATATTGGCGCACGTATACAACAGGCGACTTTACCAATTATGGGGGCAGCGATTTGGCTAAGCAGCGCGATCGCCTGTTTAATTTTGGTACTCAAACGCCAACATCATCGCCTCTGGGGAGTTAACTTAATTGGATTTGTTGCTTTTTTGATTGTCGTAGCATTCCCCTTCTCTCATTTAGTCGATCTCGAACGACAACTTCCCCTACGTCAGTTAGCCCAAGCTGTTACCCAAGTTCGCCAGCCTGGGGAAGAATTAGTTATGCTGTCTAAGGGATTTCCCAAACCCAGTTTAGTATTTTATACCCAACACCCCGTTACATACGTCCTGCGACCGTCCCGGACTTCGCGCAAGATTCGGCAAATTCTGAGCGAGCGACAGTCGGATACTAAGTCAGTGTTATTAATTGCCCCCAGTCAAGCTTTATCGAAAACGGGTTTGACACCCCAGCAATCCGAACCAATTAGTCAGGCTGGAATCTATCAACTGCTTCGAGTTAGGTAATTGGTCGCTGACAAATAACAAATGACAAATAACAAATGACAAATGACCAAAAAGTAGCCACTTTATTAATTGGAGGACTGATATTTAGGATAATCATTGCGATTTTGCTTTATCCTGGTTTTGACGAAGCTTATTACTTTCTCTACACGTTAAATTTAGATTTAAGCTATTTCGATCATCCGCCTTTAGTGGCACTTGTTACGGGTTTTGGTTGCTGGTTAACAGGGGAAGTTTCTCAGTTTACTATTCGGTTAGGAACGTTAATTTTACATACAGGTTCTCTATTTTTACTGTATTTAACTGGTGCGAGATTATTTTCGCCTTCAGCCGGAAGATTTGCCCTCGCGATCGCCTCCCTCGTGCCAATTTTTCAAATTGGTTTCGGTGTTTTAACTTTGCCTGATAGTCCTTTAATCTTTTTTTGGACGGCTAGTCTATACTGCGCTAGCTGGGAATTTTTTCCTAACAAAAAAGAAAAAGATCGACCCAAAAGATACCAACCCAGCTATCGCTTGGCAATCCTGAGCTTACTAGTTGGTTTAGCTTGCTTGGGAAAATATCACGGTTTTATTTTAGGGCTGGGGCTAATTGGCTTTTGTCTGACTCGTTCCCGTTATCGTTCTGCCTTGTATTCTCCTTGGACTTTGCTCGGACTAGGATTATTTTGTTTGGCAATTTCTCCCATCTTAATTTGGAATAGCCAGCATGAATGGGTTTCTTTTCGCTTTCAATCACGGCGGGGAATTCCCTCGGGAGGATACAATTTTTTAGATTTATTTGTGACTTTCTTATCTGGCATTGGCTATTTATTTCCCACATTAGGACTTCCTCTGTGGTGGGTCAGCTTAAAGACATTTTTCAGAAATATGTCGGCAAAGTTACCTCGTTCGAAGTTTAAGGGGGGGAACGGGGAACGGGGAATAGTGACTGGTAGCGATCGCGAAATCTTAATTCTCTGGGTTTCTTTACCTCTAATCTTAGGTTTTACTTGGTTAGGAGGATACAAACAAATCTTACCAACTTGGGCTACACCTGGATTTTGGGGAGCTACTTTGTTGTTAGGGCAAGCAGCAACAGCCTGGAAAATCGCACATCCTCGTTGGGTACGTCGCTGGCTGTGGGGAACGGGGATTACACTTAGCAGCCTCTTGCTTTTTGCATTGCTGCACGTAACAACTGGAACCTTGCAAAAACCAAGTCAGTATGCTTTATTTGGCGGATTTGTCCCCCCAGAGGACGATCCTTCGATCCAAATATTCGACGTTCAGCAGTTGAGACAGGGATTTGCTGCGTCGTCAGTTCTGCGCTCTGCTTTACAAAATTCCAGCTTTGTGTTTACCAATCGTTATTATCTCGCCGGACAAATAGGGATGGCTTTGGCTCCTCTCGCGTCAACACCAATAACAACCTTCGATCGCGATTTGAGGGGTTTTGCATTTTGGTCAAAACCTGACGAATGGATTGGCAAAGATGCTTTGTACGTAACTAACAATCTTTTCGTCCAAGACCAAAAATTTCTCGATCGCTACAATCTCTACTTCCAATCGATTGAAAAGATTGGCACTGTACCCATCAAGCGTGGCGGAGCAATTATAGATACTTTTCACATCTACCAGGCAAAAAACCTCCTTAAACCCTATCCGCGTCCCTACGGAAACAAGTAGGTAGAGAAGCTGAGGGAGCTGAGGAAGCAATTCTATCCACTAGCCACTAGCCACTGACAACTGACAACTGATAACTGAAGTAAGATGCTTGTAAGGAAGATCGATTGCCATAATTTTAGATGAAATGATGCATAAATCTAGATCGAGAAGGGATGGTAGAACTCATGGCAGATAAAATGCAGTGGGCAAACGCCCTATCAACTCGCCCTTCTTTAGAGGCTGCGGTGTCGGAAGTGGTGGAAGTGGCAACTTCTGCTTTACAAGCACCAATAGATCTAGGTATAGTCTTTATTTCGTCGGCTTTTACCAGCGAATCTTCTCGCCTGCTGCCTTTGCTGAAAGAACGCATATCCATCCCAGTGCTAATTGGCTGTAGCGGTGGTGGAATTATTGGTATGGATGGGCAAAAACAAACCCAAGAAATAGAAGATTTACCAGCCCTGAGCTTGACGCTAGCACATCTTCCTGGCGTGCAAGTCACGCCGTTTCATATCGTTTCAGAGGAACTGCCTGACTTAGATAGCTCTCCCAATACCTGGGAGGAGCTATTGGGCGTTCCTGCATCTCCTACACCGCAATTTATTTTGCTCGCCGAGCCATTTTCATCTCAAATCAACGATTTACTGGCTGGACTAGACTTTGCTTATCCTGGTTCGGTGACTGTTGGCGGACTTGCCAGCAGCAATCAGATGGGTGGACGAATCAATTTGTTTTTCAACGATAAAGTCTACCGCGAAGGGGCAGTGGGTGTTGCTTTAAGCGGAAATGTCGTGTTGGAAACTATTGTGGCGCAAGGTTGTCGTCCGATTGGCAAACCTTATCAGATCGGTGCTTGCGATCGCAATATTGTCTTAGAACTAGAAGCTCAACCCCCCTTGACAGTCCTGCGAGATATATTGGAAGGTCTGAGCGAAGACGATCGCGAGTTAGCACAAAATTCTTTATTTATTGGTGTAGCGCGGGACGAATTCAAGCAAGATTTAGAACAGGGAGACTTTCTCATCCGTAACTTACTAGGAGTAGACCCGAAGTTTGGCGCAATTGCAATTGGCGATCGCATTCGTCCAGGACAGCGCATTCAGTTCCATCTACGCGATGCCAATACCTCAGCTGAAGATTTAGAATATTTGTTGCAACGCTATCAAATTCAAACTCAATCTTCTCCTGCTGCGGCTGGAGCGCTGATGTTCTCCTGCCTGGGCAGAGGTGAAGGACTCTATGGTAAAGCTAATTTCGATTCCCAACTATTCCGCCAATATTTACCAGGTCTACCCTTGGGTGGCTTTTTCTGCAACGGTGAAATCGGTCCTGTGGGCAATAGTACCTTTCTGCACGGGTATACCTCTGTTTTTGCCATATGTAGGGAACAGTGACCAGTTAACAGTTAACACTTATCAGTTATCGGTGAAGAAAGGGTGTGGGTAGTTGGTAATTGGTAATTGGTAATTGGTTGTCGCTCCTCTGCACCTGAAGCCCCTCTGCTCCCCTGCTCCCAGCTCGTCCCTGCTCCCTGCTCCCTAAACTTGTGGTTATTCGCGTTCGTCAACACGTCAATCCTTTAGCTAATAAGTATCAAACTCCGGTCAGTCCACCAGAGTGGGATAAAATATTTGCTTTGCACAGCCAGCCTCTGCACCTGGATATTGGTTGCGGTAAAGGACGTTTTGTGTTAGAGATGGCGCAGCTAGAGTCTAGTTGGAATTTTCTCGGACTGGAAATTCGGGAACCGTTAGTAGAAGAAGCGAATAAGTGGCGGGATGAATTGGGATTGACCAATTTGCATTACCTATTTTGTAATGTGAATAATTCGCTGTTACCTATTCTCAGTTCTTTACCAGAAGGAGTATTGCAGCGCGTCACGATTCAGTTTCCCGATCCTTGGTTTAAAAATCGCCATGCGAAACGGCGAGTCGTACAACCGGAGCTGGTAGAAGAAATCGCCAAATATCTCATTCCTGGGGGAATCGTATTTTTACAATCAGATGTTGAAGCGATCGCAGTAGAAATGCGCGATCGCTTTCTTGCCCATACTGCATTTCAGATCCAAAC from Chroococcidiopsis sp. SAG 2025 harbors:
- a CDS encoding FIST N-terminal domain-containing protein, translating into MADKMQWANALSTRPSLEAAVSEVVEVATSALQAPIDLGIVFISSAFTSESSRLLPLLKERISIPVLIGCSGGGIIGMDGQKQTQEIEDLPALSLTLAHLPGVQVTPFHIVSEELPDLDSSPNTWEELLGVPASPTPQFILLAEPFSSQINDLLAGLDFAYPGSVTVGGLASSNQMGGRINLFFNDKVYREGAVGVALSGNVVLETIVAQGCRPIGKPYQIGACDRNIVLELEAQPPLTVLRDILEGLSEDDRELAQNSLFIGVARDEFKQDLEQGDFLIRNLLGVDPKFGAIAIGDRIRPGQRIQFHLRDANTSAEDLEYLLQRYQIQTQSSPAAAGALMFSCLGRGEGLYGKANFDSQLFRQYLPGLPLGGFFCNGEIGPVGNSTFLHGYTSVFAICREQ
- a CDS encoding Calvin cycle protein CP12, yielding MSNIQDQIEQERELARRACETTGDNSAECAAAWDAVEELQAEASHKRQVKPKNSLEMYCDENPDAAECRVYDE
- the trmB gene encoding tRNA (guanosine(46)-N7)-methyltransferase TrmB; amino-acid sequence: MVIRVRQHVNPLANKYQTPVSPPEWDKIFALHSQPLHLDIGCGKGRFVLEMAQLESSWNFLGLEIREPLVEEANKWRDELGLTNLHYLFCNVNNSLLPILSSLPEGVLQRVTIQFPDPWFKNRHAKRRVVQPELVEEIAKYLIPGGIVFLQSDVEAIAVEMRDRFLAHTAFQIQTREWLPENPLPVATEREKSTLSRGEPVYRALFSKQS
- a CDS encoding glycerate kinase, which codes for MSNDISQLLRSFYPTFEHFCQTTLHKPPQQLEATLRRLWLPLGMQIVSYRQAQSRTLIQGILGGQGTGKTTLAKILSLILEHLGYRTLSLSLDDLYKTYSDRLALQQQDPRFIWRGPPGTHDIQLGLQVLERLRQSDFDSPIEIPRFDKSAWHGAGDRGTPEIVNGADIVLFEGWFVGVRPIDPSNFDRPPPPINTFEDRQFAIDMNTRLQEYLPLWDKLDRLIILYPVDYRLSQQWRKDAEHQMIATGKTGMTDLQIEQFVEYFWKSLHPDLFIKPLLQDSQRVDLVIEINCDRSIGKIYRPGHPS
- a CDS encoding glycosyltransferase family 39 protein, whose product is MTNDQKVATLLIGGLIFRIIIAILLYPGFDEAYYFLYTLNLDLSYFDHPPLVALVTGFGCWLTGEVSQFTIRLGTLILHTGSLFLLYLTGARLFSPSAGRFALAIASLVPIFQIGFGVLTLPDSPLIFFWTASLYCASWEFFPNKKEKDRPKRYQPSYRLAILSLLVGLACLGKYHGFILGLGLIGFCLTRSRYRSALYSPWTLLGLGLFCLAISPILIWNSQHEWVSFRFQSRRGIPSGGYNFLDLFVTFLSGIGYLFPTLGLPLWWVSLKTFFRNMSAKLPRSKFKGGNGERGIVTGSDREILILWVSLPLILGFTWLGGYKQILPTWATPGFWGATLLLGQAATAWKIAHPRWVRRWLWGTGITLSSLLLFALLHVTTGTLQKPSQYALFGGFVPPEDDPSIQIFDVQQLRQGFAASSVLRSALQNSSFVFTNRYYLAGQIGMALAPLASTPITTFDRDLRGFAFWSKPDEWIGKDALYVTNNLFVQDQKFLDRYNLYFQSIEKIGTVPIKRGGAIIDTFHIYQAKNLLKPYPRPYGNK
- a CDS encoding DUF565 domain-containing protein, producing MQNTRINGLLGAIAAATQRWFFNPWRRLSFLIVSLLFGFFLGSAFSTIAGQAADWDIIGAAVLVAGSEIIDRIYYNRIWQARRGLWLEALNALKIGLTYSLFLEAFKLGS
- a CDS encoding protein adenylyltransferase SelO, which codes for MNRPNPFLFLDYEPALESLGDDYFDEVSAAEFPQHVLRYRSDRLLPQIGLDPAAVTDTDFIEAFGKFQGREPLLALRYHGYQFGEYNPFLGDGRGFLYGQVRGVDGELYDFGTKGSGTTPYSRGGDGRLTLKGGVREVLAAETLHYMGVRTSRCFSLVETGEQLWRGDEPSPTRSSVMVRFSRSHIRFGTFERLHYLKRADLIKKLVDHAIEYYYPHLWGKSDAYALFYAELVQRVAELTAQWMAAGFCHGVLNTDNMSITGESFDYGPYAFIPTYDPLFTAAYFDYSRRYCYGQQPNICQWNLAMLQKPLKAVIDANDLETGLAKFDECYAIAYRSLMLQKLGLTETNSSELDRLLQLTVILLKDTQVSYHQFFIQLTESFSPSWRENVNSILFLVDVLPLDYWNEWRKLYHQVLGQLSREEMDNVSRRLQQVNPKVALVRPVIESVWESITNEDDWQPFYDLVRQIQGGK
- a CDS encoding glycosyltransferase family 39 protein — its product is MKLSLARSLDHWLQNRSDRTALAWLLAIIWLLLLGGMAFFWHLGSNGLLDETEPLFVEAARQMTVTGDWITPYFNGETRFDKPPLIYWSIAIAFHALGVNEWAARLPSAIAGLCLVSFCFYVLKRYGIAARAKKEFLPVKNRLSSPSQLWLTAGLGATMLALHPLTFFFGRLGYSDMLLSACFGGGLFAFFLGYAQTELPKARSRWYLVFYILIALAVLTKGPVGIVLPGLIIFSFLLYLGKVREVLREIYWLRGMALVLAITVPWYILVTLANGEAYIDSFFGVHNFERFTSVVNEHQGPWYFHFIVVLLGFAPWSIYLPVAIARIQPLQRQHWQDRPRSHHLGLFAVFWFVGVLGFFTVAATKYFSYTLPLMPAASIIVALWWSDRIAQTQSFRRPGWGFKLSCVANLIFLIVLAFASYYSPNWLEDDPSMPNIGARIQQATLPIMGAAIWLSSAIACLILVLKRQHHRLWGVNLIGFVAFLIVVAFPFSHLVDLERQLPLRQLAQAVTQVRQPGEELVMLSKGFPKPSLVFYTQHPVTYVLRPSRTSRKIRQILSERQSDTKSVLLIAPSQALSKTGLTPQQSEPISQAGIYQLLRVR